The Erythrobacter insulae genome window below encodes:
- a CDS encoding alpha/beta fold hydrolase translates to MASMAPSPHAGGLELPAAVPPNRFWTLAEGRAFFELGAFYATAPLLMTLPKGDGHPVMALPGFMATDSSTVPMRRLLKRLNYDAHGWEAGRNIRVNEELLSRLEHQLNRHFKDTGRKVSLIGWSLGGVLARELAKLHPEKVRQVISLGSPISDDRNHTNAARLFKLFNGDEPEKLRGGQFEGLDIAPPVPTTSIWTKTDGVVHWRGSVQHAHKGHETQPFENIEVYASHCGLGVNPSVMIALADRLAQKEGDWAPFEAKIHQRLLFPKVRLDLP, encoded by the coding sequence ATGGCAAGCATGGCCCCCAGTCCGCATGCCGGTGGACTTGAACTGCCCGCAGCAGTTCCGCCCAACCGGTTCTGGACTCTCGCCGAAGGCCGCGCCTTCTTTGAACTCGGCGCATTTTATGCGACCGCACCTTTATTGATGACATTGCCAAAGGGCGATGGTCATCCGGTTATGGCGTTGCCCGGCTTCATGGCGACCGACAGTTCGACCGTGCCGATGCGCAGACTGCTCAAACGCTTGAATTATGATGCGCATGGCTGGGAAGCTGGCCGCAATATTCGGGTAAATGAAGAGCTCTTGTCGCGGCTTGAGCATCAGCTTAACCGCCATTTCAAAGATACGGGCCGCAAGGTTTCGCTGATCGGTTGGAGCCTTGGCGGCGTGCTGGCACGCGAATTGGCCAAACTTCACCCTGAAAAAGTGCGCCAGGTCATCAGTCTGGGCAGCCCGATTTCCGATGATCGCAATCACACCAACGCAGCGCGCCTGTTCAAGCTGTTTAACGGCGATGAGCCCGAAAAATTGCGCGGCGGCCAGTTCGAGGGGCTCGATATCGCTCCGCCTGTTCCGACAACATCGATCTGGACCAAAACCGATGGCGTGGTCCATTGGCGCGGCAGTGTCCAACATGCTCATAAGGGACATGAGACGCAGCCGTTTGAAAACATCGAAGTTTATGCCAGCCATTGCGGGCTTGGCGTGAACCCGAGCGTGATGATCGCTCTGGCGGATCGACTGGCTCAGAAAGAGGGCGATTGGGCTCCATTCGAAGCCAAAATCCATCAACGCCTTCTGTTTCCAAAGGTCCGCCTCGACCTTCCCTGA
- a CDS encoding TonB-dependent receptor has product MIPYLSSRAKLRSGVCAATTWIGLLAVPGVAYADNVANENAAEAAATQQSQSDQTAQDPRDEQGVGVGEIVVSAGRLRGQLNVEQAPLLELGEEDIAAEGVTSISELITQISNQTGSARGRGGGGRPVILINGIRVGSFREFANYPPESLARVEVFPEETAQRFGFPPDRRVINLILKDDYRNAEVEFEFEGPSRGGYNVREQQLGFLQIANGARINVNLEASDTSLLTEDERDIIQTPSSISDIAGDPDQAAFRSLIADSRSLEGNISWAKAFIDSGTSVSANINYDRSDRRTLQGLNTVLLTDDSGNSAVRTFGADTPLEQRVAVDTISSSGSITKPVNAFRLTTTFDASIAETTREIDRRFDTTTFEADALAGTFALDGALPSSVAPGFEVADSRNISASTLNTLRGPLADLPAGELLATFDVGYNWTNLQSSDSRTLQSADLTRGELSTGVNLVIPITSRRTGFADALGSFSLNAQIGLDHLSDFGTLGDYTIGLTWEPTDTLNLSATYIQREVAPSLSALGDPEVTTFNAPVFDFTNGETVLANVTTGGNPDLLAETQRDWKFAANWELPFWENTRFTVEYVRNRSDDVTSGFPVISPEIEAAFPGRVTRDAGGRLLAVDNRAVTFAETRADRLQFGLSTRGSIGGSSRGGRPGGGPPGGGRPQSGGSDANGGGEAQGRPQGEGAGRPESGAPSADQRAAFMQFRTRICADDGLDVLIRLVEASENGEDLSTVIPGFDAQRFERLLSRVRDDNGDVDQERLAAVREQICSVDPASFGGPPGDAPDGERPQGFAAFRAIACADDGAARIRALIARIEAGEDVSDELPGFDPSMAGMMLGRLRDENGNISDERIASLRERFCSAEAGGQGGQSQAAQSGGQSGGGQARGGPPGGFNPLAQRSFSGFRYFVSLNHTLELENEIIIAPGLAPLDQLDGDATGAFGFPRNSTRLEAGVFGSGIGMRLSGIYTGETRLNGSGLPGSSDIFFEDLLRFDLRLFSNVGELIGKNEGVLKNLRISLRADNIFDARRDVTDESGNTPINYQQFLIDPTGRFIGIDIRKLF; this is encoded by the coding sequence ATGATCCCCTATCTCTCCTCTCGCGCAAAACTGCGCTCCGGTGTGTGTGCAGCAACCACGTGGATCGGCCTGTTGGCTGTGCCCGGTGTCGCATACGCTGATAATGTCGCGAACGAGAACGCAGCCGAGGCAGCGGCAACGCAGCAATCGCAATCCGACCAAACCGCCCAGGATCCCCGCGATGAGCAGGGTGTTGGTGTCGGGGAAATCGTTGTCAGTGCTGGCCGGCTGCGCGGACAGCTAAATGTGGAGCAAGCCCCGCTTCTTGAGCTCGGAGAGGAAGATATCGCTGCCGAAGGCGTGACTTCGATTTCCGAATTGATCACCCAGATCAGCAATCAGACAGGCTCTGCCCGCGGCCGCGGCGGCGGCGGCCGCCCCGTCATTCTGATCAATGGTATCCGCGTCGGGTCATTCCGCGAATTTGCCAATTACCCGCCCGAATCGCTTGCCCGCGTAGAGGTTTTCCCAGAAGAAACAGCACAGCGATTTGGCTTTCCGCCTGATCGCAGGGTCATCAATCTTATCCTGAAAGACGATTACCGCAACGCCGAAGTGGAATTCGAATTCGAAGGCCCATCACGCGGCGGTTATAATGTGCGCGAACAACAGCTTGGTTTCCTGCAAATCGCCAATGGTGCGCGTATCAACGTAAACCTTGAAGCTAGCGATACATCGCTGCTGACCGAGGATGAGCGCGATATCATTCAGACGCCGTCTTCGATTTCCGATATCGCTGGCGATCCCGATCAGGCGGCCTTTCGCAGCCTGATTGCGGACAGCCGCTCGCTAGAGGGTAATATCAGCTGGGCGAAAGCCTTCATCGACAGCGGCACATCGGTTAGCGCGAATATCAATTATGACCGGTCCGACCGCCGCACTTTGCAGGGTCTCAACACGGTTCTGCTAACTGATGATTCCGGCAACAGCGCGGTGCGCACTTTTGGCGCGGACACGCCTCTGGAACAGCGCGTTGCGGTCGATACGATTTCAAGCTCGGGCTCGATCACAAAGCCGGTTAATGCATTTCGTCTGACGACCACGTTTGATGCCAGTATCGCCGAAACAACGCGCGAGATTGATCGCAGGTTTGATACCACCACCTTCGAAGCAGATGCTTTGGCTGGCACGTTTGCCCTTGATGGTGCTTTGCCCAGCAGCGTTGCACCGGGTTTCGAGGTTGCCGACAGCCGCAATATCAGTGCAAGCACGCTGAATACGCTACGCGGCCCCTTGGCCGATCTGCCAGCCGGAGAGCTGCTTGCGACCTTCGATGTCGGGTACAACTGGACCAATCTGCAATCCTCTGACAGCCGCACACTTCAATCCGCGGATCTGACGCGCGGCGAACTATCAACCGGCGTCAATCTGGTCATTCCGATCACCAGCCGCCGCACGGGCTTTGCCGATGCGCTGGGCAGCTTCTCACTCAACGCGCAAATCGGCTTGGATCACCTGTCCGATTTCGGAACCTTGGGCGATTACACGATTGGTCTGACATGGGAGCCGACCGATACGCTCAATCTGTCCGCAACATATATCCAGCGCGAGGTCGCGCCGTCTTTGTCGGCACTGGGCGATCCCGAAGTCACGACATTCAACGCGCCGGTGTTTGATTTTACCAATGGCGAAACTGTGCTCGCCAATGTGACAACCGGCGGTAATCCCGATCTGCTGGCAGAGACCCAGCGCGACTGGAAATTTGCCGCGAACTGGGAATTGCCGTTCTGGGAAAATACCCGTTTTACAGTCGAGTATGTCCGCAACCGGTCAGACGATGTAACCAGCGGTTTTCCCGTAATTTCGCCTGAGATCGAAGCTGCTTTTCCGGGCCGTGTCACACGCGATGCCGGTGGCCGGTTGCTGGCGGTGGATAACCGCGCGGTTACCTTTGCCGAAACGCGGGCAGATCGTCTGCAATTCGGTTTGTCGACCAGAGGCAGCATTGGCGGTAGCAGTCGCGGCGGACGGCCCGGAGGAGGCCCGCCCGGTGGCGGCAGGCCGCAAAGCGGCGGCTCTGATGCGAATGGCGGCGGAGAGGCTCAAGGGCGGCCTCAAGGCGAGGGAGCAGGCAGACCAGAAAGCGGTGCGCCAAGCGCCGACCAGCGCGCCGCATTCATGCAATTCCGCACCCGTATTTGCGCAGATGACGGATTGGATGTTCTCATCCGTCTGGTCGAAGCGAGCGAGAATGGAGAGGACCTCTCCACCGTTATCCCAGGCTTTGATGCCCAGCGTTTCGAACGGCTGCTTTCGCGGGTTCGCGATGATAACGGGGACGTTGATCAAGAACGGCTCGCCGCTGTCAGAGAACAAATTTGCAGCGTTGACCCGGCCAGCTTTGGCGGACCTCCCGGTGACGCGCCTGATGGCGAACGCCCGCAAGGGTTTGCCGCATTCCGGGCAATCGCCTGCGCCGATGATGGCGCCGCGCGTATTCGCGCGCTAATCGCCCGGATCGAGGCGGGCGAAGACGTATCGGATGAATTGCCCGGTTTTGATCCCAGCATGGCCGGTATGATGCTGGGCCGGCTGCGCGATGAAAATGGCAATATCAGCGATGAACGCATCGCGTCTTTGCGTGAGCGTTTCTGTTCAGCCGAAGCCGGTGGTCAAGGCGGTCAGAGCCAAGCTGCCCAAAGCGGCGGGCAAAGCGGCGGCGGGCAGGCCCGCGGCGGCCCTCCCGGTGGTTTCAACCCGCTCGCCCAGCGCTCATTTTCTGGCTTCCGTTACTTTGTCTCGCTCAATCACACTCTTGAGCTGGAAAATGAGATTATCATTGCTCCGGGCCTTGCCCCGCTGGATCAGCTCGACGGCGACGCCACAGGGGCATTCGGCTTCCCGCGCAACAGCACCCGGCTTGAAGCTGGCGTCTTCGGCTCGGGCATTGGGATGCGGCTTTCGGGCATTTACACCGGTGAAACACGGCTGAACGGTTCGGGTCTGCCGGGCAGCAGCGATATCTTCTTTGAAGATTTGCTGCGGTTTGACCTGCGCCTGTTCTCCAATGTCGGGGAGCTGATCGGCAAGAACGAAGGCGTTCTTAAAAATCTGCGGATCAGCCTGCGCGCTGATAACATTTTCGACGCGCGCCGTGATGTTACCGATGAAAGCGGGAATACGCCGATCAATTATCAGCAGTTCCTGATTGACCCGACTGGCCGTTTCATCGGGATTGATATCAGAAAACTGTTCTAA
- the infA gene encoding translation initiation factor IF-1 has protein sequence MAKEELLEMRGRVVELLPNAMFRVELENGHEVLGHTAGKMRKNRIRVLVGDEVLCELTPYDLTKARITYRFMPGRGGPGQGPGPA, from the coding sequence ATGGCCAAGGAAGAACTCCTCGAAATGCGCGGGCGCGTCGTCGAGCTGCTGCCCAATGCGATGTTCCGGGTAGAGCTTGAAAACGGCCATGAAGTGCTCGGCCACACAGCAGGCAAAATGCGGAAAAACCGCATCCGTGTGCTGGTGGGCGATGAAGTGCTGTGCGAACTCACGCCATATGATTTGACCAAGGCGCGCATCACCTATCGCTTTATGCCCGGTCGCGGCGGCCCCGGTCAGGGCCCCGGCCCCGCATAA
- a CDS encoding Maf family protein produces MSALHLTLASASPRRRDLLARLGIVPDAIAPADIDETPRDGERPRDYALRMGEEKAAALDAPGFVLAGDTVVAAGRRILPKTEDAIEARRCLELLSGRRHTVLSSVVLRLPDGSLKSRLSENVVRFKSLSRDEIDAYLAGDEWRGKAGGYAIQGRAEALIQWMRGSHSSVMGLPLYETRALLKSAGFPIG; encoded by the coding sequence ATGAGCGCCCTTCACCTGACTCTGGCTTCGGCGAGCCCAAGACGGCGCGATTTGCTCGCACGGCTTGGAATTGTGCCGGATGCAATCGCGCCAGCAGATATCGACGAGACACCCCGCGATGGAGAGCGGCCGCGCGACTATGCGCTGCGCATGGGTGAGGAAAAAGCGGCGGCTCTTGATGCGCCCGGCTTTGTCCTGGCCGGTGACACAGTGGTCGCGGCAGGGCGGCGAATCCTGCCCAAAACCGAGGATGCGATCGAAGCGCGGCGCTGTCTCGAATTGCTTTCAGGGCGGCGGCACACCGTGCTTTCCAGCGTGGTTCTTCGTCTGCCGGATGGTTCGCTTAAATCGCGCCTCAGCGAAAATGTGGTGCGATTCAAATCACTCAGCCGCGATGAAATTGACGCCTATCTTGCCGGCGATGAATGGCGCGGCAAAGCGGGCGGATACGCTATTCAGGGGCGTGCCGAGGCGCTGATCCAATGGATGCGCGGCAGCCATTCCAGCGTTATGGGCCTGCCGCTTTACGAAACCCGCGCTCTGCTCAAATCCGCAGGGTTTCCCATTGGCTGA
- a CDS encoding ribonuclease E/G, producing MAEWLIEEGIGEHRALLVENDEVCAAKVYWPGELYAGMVASAHLTSKNAGARRGTAHLHGGTAVLVDQLPRDVTEGAQITLRIVRAPIAERGRLKLAQARFCTDDAPVSAAPLPQGKTVRRFPAGLWEEVWPSAAAGALEFEGGSLLVSPTPAMTLIDIDCSDIKNGNPGAIPAIAKALRWFDIGGNIGVDFPTITEKSERKRIDALLDKHLSDWPHERTAMNGFGFVQLVARLEGPSLLQRFATSRTAMCARMALRRAEQAEGHGVILMTVHPALKSELKPEWLDELARRTGKQVRIETSPSLALEAAQAQIIGS from the coding sequence TTGGCTGAATGGCTGATCGAAGAAGGCATCGGCGAACACCGCGCTTTGCTGGTCGAAAACGACGAGGTTTGCGCGGCAAAGGTTTACTGGCCGGGCGAACTCTATGCCGGAATGGTCGCTTCAGCGCATCTGACCTCCAAAAACGCAGGGGCACGCCGGGGCACGGCGCACTTGCACGGCGGTACAGCTGTGCTGGTCGATCAGCTTCCCCGTGATGTGACAGAAGGGGCGCAAATCACGCTCCGCATTGTTCGCGCGCCAATTGCCGAACGCGGCCGGCTAAAACTTGCTCAAGCCCGGTTTTGCACAGATGACGCGCCCGTTTCCGCGGCGCCTCTTCCGCAGGGCAAAACAGTCCGCCGGTTTCCGGCTGGTTTATGGGAAGAAGTCTGGCCCAGCGCAGCGGCAGGTGCATTGGAGTTCGAGGGGGGATCGCTTCTGGTTTCGCCCACCCCCGCTATGACACTGATCGACATCGATTGCAGTGACATCAAAAACGGCAATCCCGGCGCAATCCCCGCCATCGCCAAAGCGTTGAGATGGTTCGATATTGGCGGGAATATCGGCGTGGATTTTCCAACGATCACCGAAAAATCCGAGCGCAAGAGGATCGATGCGCTTCTGGATAAGCACCTTTCCGATTGGCCGCATGAACGCACCGCCATGAACGGGTTTGGCTTTGTCCAGCTGGTCGCACGGCTTGAAGGCCCTTCATTGCTCCAACGTTTTGCCACGTCACGCACGGCAATGTGCGCGCGAATGGCGCTGCGCCGCGCAGAACAGGCCGAGGGTCACGGCGTAATTCTGATGACCGTGCACCCTGCTCTTAAATCCGAATTAAAACCCGAATGGCTGGATGAATTGGCGCGCCGTACCGGCAAACAGGTGCGGATTGAAACAAGTCCGTCCCTTGCACTTGAAGCGGCGCAGGCCCAAATAATCGGATCATGA
- the yacG gene encoding DNA gyrase inhibitor YacG, translated as MSTKPQKPCPICKKPRSEEHTPFCSTRCKDRDLAKWFGDGYAVPARPASPEEIASADWDAQD; from the coding sequence ATGAGCACGAAGCCGCAAAAACCCTGCCCGATCTGTAAAAAGCCGCGCAGCGAGGAACACACACCGTTTTGTTCGACCCGGTGCAAGGACCGCGATCTCGCGAAGTGGTTTGGCGATGGCTATGCTGTGCCCGCGCGTCCGGCATCTCCCGAAGAAATCGCCAGCGCCGATTGGGATGCACAGGACTAA
- the purC gene encoding phosphoribosylaminoimidazolesuccinocarboxamide synthase has protein sequence MSRRRQIYEGKAKILYEGPEPGTIIQYFKDDATAFNAEKKGTINGKGVINNRISEHVFSRLSHIGIPTHFIRRLNMREQLVRQVEIIPIEVVLRNVAAGSICKRLGLEEGEPLPHTLIEYYYKDDALGDPLIAEEHIACFQWATHEEMHDISSMAIRINDFMCGMFAAIDIRLVDFKLEFGRLYDGDYSRVILADEISPDGCRLWDMKTGEKLDKDRFRRDLGGEEEAYREVARRLGLLQDEDSNPGEVLDLSSHRTRLRGTPPAPKK, from the coding sequence ATGTCCCGTCGTCGCCAGATTTACGAAGGCAAGGCTAAAATCCTCTACGAGGGTCCAGAGCCAGGCACGATCATCCAGTATTTCAAAGATGATGCGACGGCTTTCAACGCCGAGAAAAAAGGCACGATCAACGGCAAGGGTGTGATCAACAATCGCATCAGCGAGCATGTGTTCAGCCGCCTGTCTCACATCGGCATACCAACCCATTTCATTCGCCGCCTCAACATGCGCGAACAGCTTGTCCGTCAGGTGGAAATCATCCCGATCGAAGTCGTGCTGCGCAATGTTGCCGCCGGTTCGATCTGCAAACGGCTTGGTCTTGAAGAAGGTGAACCGCTACCGCACACCCTGATCGAATATTATTACAAGGATGATGCGCTGGGCGATCCTTTGATCGCTGAAGAGCACATCGCCTGTTTCCAATGGGCCACGCATGAGGAAATGCACGACATCTCCTCGATGGCGATCCGCATCAATGATTTCATGTGCGGCATGTTTGCAGCGATTGATATCCGTCTGGTCGATTTCAAACTGGAGTTTGGCCGGCTTTACGATGGCGATTACAGCCGCGTCATTCTGGCAGATGAAATCAGCCCGGATGGCTGCCGCCTGTGGGACATGAAAACGGGCGAGAAACTGGACAAGGACCGTTTCCGCCGCGATCTCGGCGGCGAGGAAGAGGCATATCGCGAGGTCGCGCGCCGGCTTGGCTTGCTTCAGGATGAAGACAGCAACCCCGGCGAGGTGCTTGATCTATCAAGCCACCGCACGCGTCTTCGCGGAACTCCGCCCGCACCCAAGAAGTAA
- a CDS encoding M16 family metallopeptidase, which yields MMLFPRALGCALLVAFPAVAVFQPVAAQDLASDELATDDPLWAFETSDVEVDPGYTFGRLGNGMRYILRQNGTPEGTALVRMRIDSGSLDEAENERGLSHFLEHMAFNGSRNIPEGEMIKLLEREGLAFGADTNASTGLEAITYKLNLPRNDEALLDTALMLMRETASELTIAQDAVERERGVVLAERRDRAGFAERAREDNFAFSAPEARFAQRLPIGTIEVLETASADQMRALYERTYTPANTVLVIVGDFPVEVMEAAVRAKFSDWKAGGAPVEPLTGPVDVTREGLTDIYVDPALSESVQIFRLSPWKHEPDTLANRQTQLIRAIGYAIINRRLARLARQADAPYRGASYSTGDIFEDARSTSVGVSTVDGEWRAGMLAAIRIVNEALTYGFTAAEVDEQIKRQRTAAENAVSGFSTYSNSYFAGSALSLVANDRVPATPDYILAQFEAIASDITPEAVHQAVLDHAAPLTNPLIRFSGRTAPGGGEEALRSAFTEAMSLPIAAPQDTGILEFAYGDFGEAGEVVADQTDDALGIRKLIFANGVRLNLKKTDIREDRIRVSVRIDGGNLLRTRDDPLRVYLADSLIAGGLGAHSVDELQTVLAGRSVSYGFGSGADGFTMGGTTTARDLDLQMQVFAAILTDPGYRAEGVERFRKGIDNFFETLRSTPGRAYSTAIGARLSDGDPRFSLQSKEDYLALDFPNLQSAIADRLRNGAVEIAMVGDLDEAAAIAAVASTIAALPPREADFQPRSEARKRTFTQDRGLTAIEHEGEADQAVVRMIWPTTDDTDFAESLRLALLARVVRLELTDRLREDLGQAYSPSAGSSTSRIYDDYGTFSIAASVDVDEVNAARKAVLNLIEDLRSDPIDQDVIERARKPILESYANALKGLGGWMSLAARAQSEPDRLKRWFAAPDLLNAITPEDIQAEALQYLDPAAAVEVHVLPGEAAKDAGTPSSAAG from the coding sequence ATGATGCTATTTCCCCGCGCGCTTGGCTGCGCTCTGCTTGTTGCGTTTCCCGCTGTGGCTGTATTCCAGCCTGTCGCCGCGCAGGATCTGGCAAGCGATGAGCTGGCAACTGATGATCCCCTCTGGGCCTTCGAAACCAGCGATGTAGAGGTCGATCCGGGCTACACCTTTGGCCGGCTCGGCAATGGAATGCGCTATATCCTGCGGCAAAATGGCACGCCCGAAGGCACTGCTCTGGTCCGTATGCGGATCGATTCAGGGTCGCTGGATGAAGCGGAAAACGAACGCGGCCTTTCGCATTTCCTCGAACATATGGCGTTTAACGGGTCGCGAAACATTCCCGAAGGCGAAATGATCAAACTGCTGGAACGTGAAGGGTTGGCCTTTGGCGCCGATACCAATGCGTCCACGGGTTTGGAAGCAATCACCTACAAGCTCAACCTGCCGCGCAACGATGAAGCATTGCTGGACACGGCATTGATGCTGATGCGTGAAACCGCAAGCGAGCTTACAATTGCTCAGGACGCAGTGGAGCGCGAACGCGGCGTCGTGCTGGCTGAACGGCGCGACCGCGCCGGATTTGCCGAGCGGGCGCGGGAGGACAATTTTGCGTTTTCAGCCCCCGAAGCGCGCTTTGCGCAGCGATTGCCAATCGGGACAATCGAAGTTCTCGAAACCGCCAGCGCCGATCAGATGCGCGCGCTTTATGAACGCACATACACCCCGGCCAACACCGTTCTGGTGATCGTCGGAGATTTTCCGGTCGAAGTGATGGAAGCCGCCGTTCGCGCCAAATTCTCCGACTGGAAGGCTGGCGGCGCGCCGGTTGAGCCGCTGACCGGCCCGGTTGACGTGACCCGCGAGGGTTTAACCGACATTTATGTCGACCCGGCGCTGTCGGAAAGCGTGCAAATCTTTCGGCTGAGCCCATGGAAGCATGAGCCCGACACACTCGCCAATCGCCAGACCCAGCTGATCCGCGCGATTGGCTATGCTATCATCAACCGGCGTCTGGCGCGGTTGGCCAGACAAGCAGACGCTCCCTATCGCGGAGCAAGCTATTCCACCGGCGATATTTTTGAGGATGCACGCAGCACGTCGGTCGGCGTCAGCACTGTAGACGGTGAATGGCGCGCAGGGATGCTTGCCGCCATACGTATCGTCAATGAAGCGCTGACCTATGGCTTCACCGCCGCCGAAGTGGACGAACAGATCAAACGACAGCGCACGGCGGCGGAAAATGCAGTCTCCGGTTTCAGCACCTATTCCAACAGCTATTTCGCAGGCAGCGCGCTCAGCCTCGTGGCCAATGACAGGGTCCCTGCAACACCCGACTATATTCTCGCGCAATTTGAAGCCATCGCCTCTGACATCACGCCGGAGGCAGTCCACCAGGCTGTGCTGGATCACGCCGCGCCGCTTACCAACCCGCTGATCCGGTTTAGCGGCCGCACCGCGCCCGGCGGAGGGGAAGAGGCACTGCGCAGCGCCTTTACCGAAGCCATGTCGCTGCCGATTGCGGCACCTCAGGATACCGGTATCCTCGAATTCGCCTATGGCGATTTTGGCGAAGCAGGCGAGGTCGTGGCAGATCAAACCGACGATGCGCTGGGCATTCGCAAGTTGATTTTTGCCAATGGTGTCAGGCTTAATCTGAAAAAAACCGACATTCGCGAAGATCGCATCCGTGTTTCGGTGCGGATTGATGGCGGCAATCTGCTGCGGACCCGCGATGATCCCTTGCGCGTCTATCTGGCCGACTCCTTGATCGCTGGCGGGCTTGGCGCGCATTCTGTCGATGAGCTGCAGACTGTTCTTGCCGGGCGGAGCGTTTCCTATGGCTTTGGCAGCGGCGCGGATGGGTTCACGATGGGCGGGACCACCACAGCCCGCGATCTTGATCTGCAAATGCAGGTATTTGCAGCGATCCTTACCGATCCGGGGTACCGCGCAGAGGGCGTCGAGCGCTTTCGCAAAGGGATCGACAATTTCTTTGAAACGCTGCGTTCAACACCGGGGCGCGCGTACAGCACGGCTATTGGCGCGCGGCTATCGGATGGCGATCCGCGTTTCTCGCTGCAATCCAAAGAGGACTACCTCGCGCTTGATTTCCCAAACCTGCAAAGCGCAATCGCTGACCGATTGCGAAACGGGGCGGTAGAAATCGCAATGGTAGGCGATCTGGATGAAGCTGCCGCAATTGCTGCGGTCGCATCAACGATCGCGGCTCTCCCGCCGCGTGAGGCGGATTTCCAACCGCGTTCCGAGGCGCGAAAACGCACATTCACGCAAGATCGCGGCCTCACGGCGATTGAACATGAAGGCGAGGCAGATCAGGCAGTCGTGCGGATGATCTGGCCGACGACGGATGACACAGATTTTGCCGAAAGCCTCCGCCTTGCGCTGTTGGCGCGCGTGGTGAGATTAGAACTGACCGACCGTCTGCGCGAGGATCTGGGCCAGGCCTACTCACCGTCTGCAGGCAGCTCTACCAGCCGGATTTACGATGATTACGGCACATTCTCCATCGCTGCATCGGTCGATGTGGATGAAGTGAACGCGGCGCGCAAAGCGGTGCTCAATCTGATCGAAGACCTACGCAGTGATCCAATCGATCAGGACGTGATCGAACGCGCGCGTAAGCCGATCCTGGAATCCTATGCCAATGCGTTAAAAGGTCTGGGCGGCTGGATGAGCCTAGCTGCGCGTGCGCAAAGTGAACCGGACCGGCTCAAACGCTGGTTTGCTGCCCCTGATCTGCTCAACGCAATCACACCGGAAGATATTCAGGCAGAAGCGCTGCAATATCTTGATCCGGCCGCGGCGGTGGAGGTGCATGTTCTTCCCGGCGAAGCGGCAAAAGACGCCGGCACACCAAGCTCAGCTGCGGGCTGA
- the purS gene encoding phosphoribosylformylglycinamidine synthase subunit PurS, which translates to MKVRILVRLKPGVLDPQGRAVHHSLEGLGFDGVEDVRIGRMIEMDVADNTSDETLNTMCEKLLANLVIEDFAIEKLEGEKETA; encoded by the coding sequence ATGAAAGTCCGCATCCTTGTCCGTCTCAAGCCCGGCGTACTCGATCCTCAGGGCCGCGCCGTCCATCATTCGCTCGAAGGGCTCGGCTTTGATGGCGTAGAGGATGTTCGCATTGGCCGGATGATCGAAATGGATGTGGCCGATAATACAAGCGACGAAACGCTCAACACGATGTGCGAAAAATTGCTCGCCAATTTGGTCATCGAAGATTTCGCGATTGAAAAACTCGAAGGCGAGAAGGAAACCGCCTGA
- the purQ gene encoding phosphoribosylformylglycinamidine synthase subunit PurQ, translated as MAFKAGVITFPGSNCDRDMAVAIEAALGKPAIRIWHGDADLPEGLDFIALPGGFSYGDYLRSGAMAAKSPIMRAVVNAAQRGVPVLGVCNGFQVLTESGLLPGALMRNAGQTFVCRTVALTVENTASPFTQGYNQGETIRIPVAHHDGNYFADTATLDALENEGRVAFRYNEPVNGSQRDIAGILSENGRVLGMMPHPERAISPASHPSLGGDDGKRLFEGVITALASA; from the coding sequence ATGGCTTTCAAAGCTGGCGTCATCACGTTCCCCGGATCAAATTGCGACCGCGATATGGCGGTGGCTATCGAAGCGGCTCTGGGGAAACCCGCGATCCGCATCTGGCACGGGGATGCTGATCTGCCCGAGGGGCTCGACTTTATCGCCCTTCCCGGCGGCTTTTCTTACGGAGACTATCTGCGATCCGGCGCGATGGCGGCGAAAAGCCCAATCATGCGCGCGGTCGTGAATGCGGCGCAGCGCGGCGTTCCGGTGCTCGGCGTGTGCAACGGGTTTCAGGTGCTCACCGAAAGCGGCCTTTTGCCAGGCGCTCTGATGCGCAATGCGGGGCAAACCTTCGTCTGCCGCACAGTTGCGTTGACAGTGGAGAACACCGCGTCACCATTCACCCAAGGCTATAACCAGGGGGAAACCATTCGAATTCCCGTGGCGCATCACGATGGCAATTATTTCGCCGACACTGCGACGTTGGATGCTCTCGAAAACGAAGGCCGCGTGGCATTTCGGTATAATGAGCCGGTCAACGGATCACAGCGCGATATTGCCGGTATTCTTAGCGAGAATGGCCGGGTTCTTGGCATGATGCCGCATCCCGAACGCGCCATTTCTCCCGCGTCCCACCCGTCTTTGGGCGGTGATGATGGAAAGCGATTGTTTGAAGGCGTAATCACAGCACTAGCGAGCGCCTGA